One window of Corynebacterium accolens genomic DNA carries:
- a CDS encoding molybdopterin-dependent oxidoreductase produces the protein MDYVLALGENPDFPLWLRATHLINFVLIGMLLRSGLEMLSSMPRLWWRNDCAPGTEWLRFTKRKLPKKEGVYTSLMDELSWSPLVTLPGRENVGLGRHWHGLSVMLWVLNGLVYVVLLFATGLWQRLIPTSWDIFPEAWDTFKVYISLSAPGIEHFTPYDALQQLAYAFVIFIVAPFMMVTGLGMSPAIRVRFPWFVKMLGGHQGARSLHFIGMVLMSAFILVHVVLVFVVHREHNMVHIVFGDVSTERYMQAFTTVIITIVAVIIFWVALSYWTLADRARAHNFLVSFTEIGRKLSLNHFHPRKPKETKDSPLPISSFHWTNGLPPTEKESPEWTEYKRNGWQNYAITVADDVNGTEKTVTLEELRELPQTSYIATHTCMQGWSATSKWGGPKLVDVLELLCPRPEGANYVLIESYGLAQKMYDNRPREPFYAAFDIETAMEDQSILAISRNDQDIDLHLGAPVRARVESNHGYKAVKWVSRIAWIGDYADYGDGRGGTREDSALQAFNGRI, from the coding sequence ATGGACTATGTCTTGGCTCTCGGCGAAAACCCCGATTTTCCTTTGTGGCTTCGCGCGACACACCTCATCAACTTTGTACTCATCGGCATGCTCTTGCGCTCCGGGCTGGAAATGCTTTCTTCCATGCCGCGCCTGTGGTGGCGCAATGACTGCGCCCCTGGCACCGAATGGCTGCGATTTACCAAGCGCAAGCTGCCCAAGAAAGAGGGCGTATATACCTCTTTGATGGATGAGCTTTCGTGGTCGCCGCTCGTGACTCTGCCGGGCCGCGAAAACGTTGGCCTGGGCCGCCACTGGCACGGCCTATCGGTCATGTTGTGGGTCCTCAATGGCCTGGTATATGTCGTGCTGCTCTTTGCCACTGGCCTGTGGCAGCGCCTCATCCCCACGTCCTGGGATATTTTCCCGGAGGCTTGGGATACCTTCAAGGTCTATATCAGCCTCAGCGCGCCCGGCATCGAACACTTCACGCCATACGATGCCCTCCAGCAGCTCGCCTACGCCTTCGTCATCTTCATCGTCGCGCCCTTCATGATGGTGACTGGCCTGGGCATGTCGCCGGCCATCCGCGTGCGCTTCCCGTGGTTCGTGAAGATGCTGGGCGGGCACCAGGGCGCGCGGTCGCTGCACTTTATCGGCATGGTGTTGATGTCCGCATTCATCTTGGTCCACGTAGTGCTGGTATTCGTCGTACACCGCGAGCACAACATGGTCCACATCGTCTTCGGTGACGTCTCCACCGAGCGCTATATGCAGGCCTTTACCACCGTGATCATCACCATCGTGGCGGTCATCATTTTCTGGGTTGCCCTGTCTTATTGGACCTTGGCGGACCGCGCCCGGGCACATAACTTCTTGGTCTCGTTCACCGAAATTGGCCGCAAGCTTTCGCTGAACCACTTCCACCCGCGCAAGCCCAAGGAAACCAAGGACTCGCCGCTGCCCATTTCCTCCTTCCACTGGACCAACGGCCTGCCGCCAACGGAAAAGGAGTCCCCGGAGTGGACTGAGTACAAGCGCAATGGGTGGCAGAACTACGCCATTACCGTGGCTGATGATGTCAACGGCACTGAAAAGACCGTCACCCTCGAAGAATTGCGGGAGCTACCTCAGACGTCCTACATCGCCACGCATACCTGTATGCAGGGGTGGTCGGCGACCTCGAAATGGGGAGGTCCCAAGCTTGTCGATGTCCTCGAGCTACTCTGCCCCCGCCCCGAAGGCGCCAACTACGTGCTTATCGAGTCCTATGGTTTGGCGCAGAAGATGTACGATAACCGCCCGCGCGAGCCTTTCTACGCGGCCTTCGATATCGAGACCGCCATGGAGGATCAGTCGATCTTGGCAATCTCTCGCAATGACCAGGACATCGATCTGCACTTGGGCGCCCCAGTGCGCGCCCGCGTGGAGTCGAACCACGGGTATAAGGCCGTGAAGTGGGTATCGCGGATTGCCTGGATTGGTGATTACGCCGACTACGGCGATGGCCGCGGCGGCACCCGCGAGGATTCCGCGCTCCAGGCCTTCAACGGCCGCATCTAG